A genomic window from Polaribacter gangjinensis includes:
- a CDS encoding non-canonical purine NTP diphosphatase: MKLVFSTNNNHKLKEVQEMLPKSIQLVSLKDINCTEDVAETETTLQGNAALKANFITQNFQLDCFADDTGLEVTCLGGKPGVYSARFAGEPSNAEKNMEKLLHEMAGFTDRSAQFRTVICLNLEGNQYYFEGICKGTILTTKQGTAGFGYDPIFQPEGFQQSFAEMTSEEKNKISHRALAIEKLVAFLTNYVS; encoded by the coding sequence ATGAAACTGGTTTTTTCCACCAACAACAATCACAAGTTAAAAGAAGTACAAGAAATGCTTCCGAAATCCATACAATTGGTAAGTTTAAAAGATATTAATTGTACAGAAGATGTTGCTGAAACTGAAACTACTTTACAAGGAAATGCAGCTTTAAAAGCCAATTTTATTACCCAAAATTTTCAACTCGATTGTTTTGCGGATGATACTGGTTTGGAAGTTACTTGTTTAGGTGGGAAACCAGGAGTTTATTCAGCGCGTTTTGCAGGAGAACCATCCAATGCTGAAAAAAACATGGAAAAATTATTGCACGAAATGGCTGGTTTTACGGATAGATCAGCACAATTTAGAACAGTAATTTGCTTGAATTTAGAAGGAAATCAATACTATTTTGAAGGCATTTGCAAAGGCACTATTTTAACCACAAAACAAGGCACAGCAGGCTTTGGATACGATCCTATTTTTCAACCTGAAGGTTTTCAACAATCCTTTGCCGAAATGACTTCTGAAGAAAAAAATAAAATTTCACACAGAGCTTTGGCGATTGAAAAATTGGTGGCCTTTTTAACGAATTATGTGAGTTAA
- the rlmH gene encoding 23S rRNA (pseudouridine(1915)-N(3))-methyltransferase RlmH yields MKIKLLAIGKTDNKALQSLMDEYQQRLKHYIKFEFEIIQDIKNVKNLSEYQQKEKEGELILSKIQPTDDLLLLDENGLEFTSVAFSNYLQKKMNAGTKQLVLVIGGPYGFSDAVYAKSLGKISLSKMTFSHQMIRVFVIEQLYRAFTILKNEPYHHQ; encoded by the coding sequence ATGAAAATCAAACTTCTTGCCATTGGAAAAACAGACAACAAAGCGCTACAATCTTTGATGGATGAATACCAACAACGTTTAAAACATTATATCAAATTTGAATTTGAAATTATTCAAGATATCAAAAATGTTAAAAATTTAAGCGAATATCAGCAAAAAGAAAAAGAAGGCGAACTCATTTTAAGTAAAATACAACCTACTGATGATTTGTTATTGTTGGATGAAAATGGATTGGAATTCACCTCAGTAGCTTTTTCAAATTATCTTCAAAAAAAAATGAATGCAGGAACCAAACAACTTGTTTTGGTAATTGGAGGTCCTTACGGTTTTTCTGATGCTGTGTATGCAAAATCTTTAGGGAAAATTTCATTGTCAAAAATGACATTTTCGCATCAAATGATTCGCGTTTTTGTGATAGAGCAATTGTACAGAGCTTTTACCATTTTAAAAAATGAACCTTATCATCATCAGTGA
- the nadC gene encoding carboxylating nicotinate-nucleotide diphosphorylase encodes MISKAQFEKEIQLIIENAIREDVGEGDHSSLSCIPKEATGTAKLLVKDSGIIAGVDFAKQVFNYVDADLKMTTFINDGEKVAFGDVVFYVSGSSQAILKAERLVLNAMQRMSAIATKTAFFVDLLKGTKTKILDTRKTTPGIRALEKWAVKIGGGENHRFALYDMIMIKDNHIDFAGGITAAINKTKTYLQEKNLDLKIIVEARNLDEISEILENEGIYRILIDNFSFEDTKKAVDLINGKCLTESSGGINENTIRKYADCGVDYISSGALTHSVYNMDLSLKAF; translated from the coding sequence ATGATTTCAAAAGCACAATTTGAAAAAGAAATTCAATTAATTATCGAAAATGCCATTAGAGAAGATGTGGGTGAAGGCGATCATAGTTCACTTTCTTGCATTCCGAAAGAAGCAACAGGAACCGCAAAATTATTGGTAAAAGACTCAGGAATTATTGCTGGAGTTGATTTTGCAAAACAAGTTTTTAATTATGTGGATGCTGATTTAAAAATGACCACTTTTATCAATGATGGAGAAAAAGTGGCTTTTGGCGATGTTGTTTTTTATGTTTCAGGAAGTTCACAAGCAATCTTAAAAGCAGAACGTTTGGTATTGAATGCCATGCAGCGAATGAGTGCCATTGCTACAAAAACAGCTTTTTTTGTTGATTTATTAAAAGGCACTAAAACCAAAATTTTAGATACCAGAAAAACCACTCCAGGAATTCGTGCGCTAGAAAAATGGGCTGTAAAAATTGGAGGAGGAGAAAATCACAGGTTTGCTTTATACGATATGATTATGATCAAAGACAATCACATTGATTTTGCTGGTGGAATTACAGCAGCAATCAACAAAACAAAAACCTATTTGCAAGAAAAAAATCTCGATTTAAAAATCATTGTAGAAGCCAGAAATTTGGATGAAATTTCAGAGATTCTCGAAAACGAAGGCATTTATCGAATTTTAATTGATAATTTTTCATTTGAAGATACCAAAAAAGCGGTGGATTTGATTAACGGAAAATGTTTGACAGAATCTTCTGGTGGCATCAATGAAAACACCATCAGAAAATATGCAGATTGTGGCGTTGATTATATTTCATCTGGAGCTTTAACGCACTCTGTGTATAATATGGATTTGAGTTTGAAAGCTTTTTAG
- a CDS encoding pentapeptide repeat-containing protein: MSNNFIESQEFLKIDFLKTPLKKGIYDQCRFVNCNFENVHASNIEFVECEFTDCNFSNAIVKDTAFKDVRFENCKMLGVKFSDCNPFLLKVYFKECTMSFASFFRLKMSHTKFIKCNLTSVDFVETQLTNATFEQCDLKSAIFESSNLQKADFSSSYNFSISPDKNVLKGAIFSKENVVGLLDGFGIVVY, encoded by the coding sequence ATGTCAAATAACTTTATAGAAAGTCAAGAATTTTTAAAAATTGATTTTTTAAAGACACCTTTGAAAAAGGGAATTTATGATCAATGTAGATTTGTGAATTGTAATTTTGAAAATGTACATGCTTCCAATATCGAGTTTGTTGAGTGTGAATTTACCGATTGTAATTTTAGCAATGCCATCGTAAAAGATACTGCTTTTAAAGATGTCCGATTTGAGAATTGCAAAATGCTAGGTGTAAAATTCAGTGATTGCAATCCTTTTTTACTCAAAGTGTATTTTAAAGAGTGCACGATGTCTTTTGCTTCATTTTTTCGATTGAAAATGTCGCATACAAAGTTTATCAAATGCAATTTAACTTCTGTTGATTTTGTTGAAACCCAACTCACAAATGCTACTTTTGAACAATGTGATTTGAAAAGCGCTATTTTTGAAAGTTCAAATCTTCAAAAAGCAGATTTTAGTTCGTCATATAATTTTAGCATCAGCCCAGATAAAAATGTACTAAAAGGAGCTATTTTTAGCAAAGAAAATGTTGTGGGGCTTTTGGATGGGTTTGGGATTGTTGTTTATTGA
- a CDS encoding four helix bundle protein, with the protein MKTFKELLVWQKSMLLVTEIYKVSKDYPKEELFGLSSQIRRSAISIPSNIAEGFGRDGLNDFIRFLNISMSSLFELQTQIEISYNLNYINIVVFEDLYKSTREIERMLSSLIKRLKTKKDA; encoded by the coding sequence ATGAAAACGTTTAAAGAATTATTGGTTTGGCAAAAATCAATGCTGTTAGTTACTGAAATTTATAAGGTTTCTAAAGATTATCCTAAAGAAGAATTGTTTGGTTTAAGTTCACAAATAAGAAGAAGTGCAATTTCTATACCTAGTAATATTGCTGAGGGTTTTGGCAGAGATGGTTTAAATGATTTTATTCGTTTTTTAAATATTTCCATGTCATCACTTTTTGAATTGCAAACTCAAATTGAAATATCATATAATTTAAATTATATCAATATTGTTGTATTTGAAGATTTATACAAATCAACCAGAGAAATTGAACGAATGCTTTCTAGTTTAATAAAGAGGTTAAAAACAAAAAAAGATGCTTAA
- a CDS encoding YihY/virulence factor BrkB family protein codes for MSKEIEDNLRKIPIIKQLVLFLQKIKIPGLEGMSLYDVMEMYGIGIIKGALTSRAGGIAFSFFMAIFPFLLFILTLISYIPIDGFQEGLFDFIKDVLPPKTFDSVNMVLVDILNNQYGGLLSFGFVLSIFLMTNGINAIFGGFEYSYHVKEFRNVFRSYFVSLGVSLLLSLFLIITVTLTIFYQVALAKIHEKGWLNTSDLNLFYIGKNILFLIMIFTIVSLLFRYGTKQGKEVKFFSAGAILTTVVSLFTFYLFGIYVEKFAQYNQLYGSIGTLLILMLFVWLNAIILLLGFELNASLYSLKRRNNSVKTSEK; via the coding sequence ATGAGCAAAGAAATTGAAGATAATTTACGCAAAATACCAATCATCAAACAATTGGTACTTTTTCTACAAAAAATAAAAATTCCTGGATTGGAAGGCATGTCTTTGTATGATGTGATGGAAATGTATGGAATTGGCATCATCAAAGGTGCGTTAACTTCAAGAGCTGGCGGAATTGCCTTTAGCTTTTTTATGGCTATTTTTCCGTTTTTATTGTTCATTTTAACACTCATTTCTTACATTCCAATTGATGGTTTTCAAGAAGGGTTATTTGATTTCATCAAAGATGTTTTACCCCCAAAAACCTTCGATTCTGTAAATATGGTCTTGGTAGACATTCTCAACAATCAGTATGGAGGATTGTTGTCTTTCGGATTTGTATTGTCCATTTTTTTAATGACCAATGGCATCAATGCTATTTTTGGGGGATTTGAATATTCGTATCACGTTAAAGAATTCCGAAATGTTTTTAGGTCGTATTTTGTGTCTTTAGGAGTATCGTTACTTCTCTCACTTTTTTTAATTATTACTGTAACGCTTACTATTTTTTACCAAGTTGCTTTGGCTAAAATTCATGAGAAAGGTTGGTTGAATACCTCTGATTTAAACCTGTTTTATATTGGTAAAAACATCCTTTTTCTAATCATGATTTTCACGATTGTTTCCCTACTTTTTCGCTACGGAACCAAGCAAGGAAAAGAGGTGAAATTCTTTTCAGCAGGCGCTATTTTAACAACGGTAGTTTCGTTATTTACCTTTTATTTATTCGGAATTTATGTAGAAAAATTCGCACAATACAATCAATTATACGGTTCTATTGGAACGCTTTTAATATTGATGTTATTTGTGTGGCTAAATGCCATCATTTTGTTGTTAGGTTTTGAGTTGAATGCGTCTTTATATTCTTTAAAAAGAAGAAATAATTCCGTAAAAACATCCGAAAAATAG
- the hisS gene encoding histidine--tRNA ligase, translated as MKPSIPKGTRDFSPTEVANRTYIINTIKTVFENFGFQPIETPSFENSSTLMGKYGEEGDRLIFKILNSGDYLEKADEQLLTTRNSNLLTSQISEKALRYDLTVPFARYVVQHQNDITFPFKRYQIQPVWRADRPQKGRFREFYQCDADVVGSDSLWQEVEFIQLYDTVFTKLGLQGTTIKINNRKILSGIAEVIGASDKLIDFTVALDKLDKIGKEGVETEMLSKGITKEAIEKAQPLFYFSGDNSQKLNALQGLLESSVEGKKGVDELRFIIENTQELGLQTANLEIDVTLARGLNYYTGAIFEVAAPKTVSMGSIGGGGRYDDLTGIFGLKDVSGVGISFGLDRIYLVLEELNLFQKVALPKPTVLFVNLGATEALYSLKAISLLRAKNIKAELYPEAAKMKKQFNYADKREIPFVVIVGSEEVQQQTYTVKNMVSGEQKMLNLSELFNAVENK; from the coding sequence ATGAAACCAAGCATTCCAAAAGGAACCAGAGATTTTTCACCTACAGAAGTAGCCAACAGAACCTATATCATCAATACGATTAAAACAGTATTTGAAAACTTCGGATTTCAACCCATTGAAACACCCAGTTTTGAAAACTCGTCAACATTGATGGGAAAATACGGAGAAGAAGGAGATAGATTGATTTTTAAAATTTTGAATTCTGGGGATTATTTAGAAAAAGCAGATGAGCAGTTATTAACGACTAGAAATAGCAATTTATTAACCTCACAAATCTCCGAAAAAGCATTACGTTACGACCTTACAGTACCTTTTGCAAGATATGTGGTGCAGCATCAAAATGATATTACATTTCCTTTCAAACGCTATCAAATTCAACCTGTTTGGAGAGCAGATCGTCCTCAAAAAGGGCGCTTTAGAGAGTTTTATCAATGTGATGCTGATGTGGTGGGTAGCGATTCATTGTGGCAAGAAGTGGAATTTATCCAGTTGTATGATACCGTTTTTACCAAATTAGGATTGCAAGGAACTACCATTAAAATCAACAATCGAAAAATACTTTCTGGAATTGCAGAGGTGATTGGTGCATCAGACAAATTGATTGATTTTACGGTTGCTTTAGACAAACTAGATAAAATTGGCAAAGAAGGTGTTGAAACAGAAATGCTATCCAAAGGCATTACCAAAGAGGCTATTGAAAAAGCACAGCCTTTGTTTTATTTTTCGGGAGATAATTCACAGAAATTAAATGCATTACAAGGTTTATTAGAATCTTCAGTTGAAGGTAAAAAAGGCGTTGACGAATTGCGCTTTATCATTGAAAATACCCAAGAGTTAGGATTGCAAACAGCCAATTTAGAGATTGATGTAACCTTGGCAAGAGGTCTAAATTATTACACAGGCGCAATTTTTGAAGTGGCTGCTCCAAAAACCGTGAGCATGGGTTCTATTGGTGGTGGAGGAAGGTATGATGATTTAACTGGCATTTTTGGTTTGAAAGATGTTTCTGGAGTCGGAATTTCCTTTGGATTGGATCGTATTTATTTGGTGTTGGAAGAATTGAATTTGTTCCAGAAAGTTGCCTTGCCAAAACCAACCGTTTTGTTTGTGAATTTAGGAGCAACAGAAGCCTTGTATTCTTTAAAAGCCATTAGTTTGTTGAGAGCAAAAAATATCAAAGCTGAGTTGTATCCAGAAGCAGCCAAAATGAAGAAACAATTCAATTATGCTGACAAACGCGAAATCCCATTTGTAGTCATTGTGGGTTCAGAAGAAGTACAACAACAAACCTATACTGTAAAGAATATGGTTTCTGGAGAACAAAAAATGCTCAATTTGTCTGAATTATTTAATGCTGTAGAAAACAAATAA
- the folE gene encoding GTP cyclohydrolase I FolE, producing the protein MFELQTNMNDETINEIGENHIGTSATTPLRADAFVLSDQEKIDRIQESVKDILLTLGMDLTDDSLQGTPKRVAKAFVNELFMGLNPKNKPKPSTFQNNYNYGEMLVEKNIVVYSTCEHHLLPIIGRAHVAYISNGKVIGLSKMNRIVEYFAKRPQVQERLTMQVVQAMQEALGTQDVACVIDAKHLCVNSRGIKDIESSTVTAEFGGKFKEKETKREFLDYIKFDTKFE; encoded by the coding sequence ATGTTTGAATTACAAACCAACATGAACGACGAAACCATCAACGAAATAGGAGAAAATCACATTGGTACTTCAGCAACAACTCCACTAAGAGCGGATGCCTTTGTACTTTCTGACCAAGAAAAAATAGATCGAATTCAAGAAAGTGTAAAAGATATTTTACTCACTTTAGGCATGGATTTGACAGATGATAGCTTGCAAGGAACTCCAAAAAGAGTAGCAAAAGCCTTTGTAAATGAGTTGTTTATGGGATTGAATCCTAAAAACAAACCGAAACCTTCTACATTCCAAAACAATTACAATTATGGTGAAATGTTAGTTGAAAAAAACATTGTAGTGTATTCAACTTGCGAACATCATTTACTGCCGATTATTGGACGTGCTCATGTAGCCTACATTTCTAATGGAAAAGTAATTGGTTTGTCAAAAATGAATCGAATCGTAGAATATTTTGCCAAAAGACCTCAAGTACAAGAGCGTTTAACGATGCAAGTGGTACAAGCCATGCAAGAAGCTTTGGGTACACAAGATGTAGCTTGTGTCATTGATGCCAAACATTTATGTGTCAATTCAAGAGGCATAAAAGACATAGAAAGTAGTACTGTGACTGCTGAATTTGGAGGAAAATTCAAAGAGAAAGAAACCAAAAGAGAGTTTTTAGACTATATAAAATTCGATACTAAGTTTGAGTAG
- a CDS encoding glycosyl hydrolase translates to MRLTKIYTVFQILLLGFSIQLYSQTTTVGNGSYTNAFPGTDAAGRNGFPSGTPQLSGNAIGKPVPTNDWWSKLVKENHADNLFNYPMTMKTTNNGLIVTYIPWGPIGDSAPIEVKVTGLATTQTTVSDYSDWTVTMNWKDATHELKATSGIGMPFVYFEKDADDIAEIKVNSGTATINNELLIIENAAAGADFVFYAPVGSTWIKSGNVYTSTLNGKTYWSMAMLPQSISNVSSVAQEYKQYAYVFPTNTVTTWNFNPSTSKVTTNFTITTDVKEGSETEMLLGLLPHHWNNLAPSSPVPTKYTYSSVRGALKTMKGNAFSVENTFKGILPTLPYLSNYSQGFNPADLDAKIASIENDGLSDWTDSYNEGQVMNRLIQTARIADQMGNVTARNKMIATVKQRLENWLSYQSGEKAFLFYYNNTWSALLGYPSGHGQDTNINDHHFHWGYFIHAAAFMEQFEPGWAAQWGDMINLLVRDAASSDRNDDKFPFLRNFSPYAGHSWANGFATFPQGNDQESTSESMQFASSLIHWGRITNNQEITDLGIYIYTTEQTAIEEYWFDMYERNFRQEQNYSLVSRVWGNSYDNGTFWTADIAASYGIEMYPIHGGSLYLGHNVAYATKLWNEITQNTGIIGNQVNPNLWHDTYWKYLSFINPQAAIDMYDAYPDRNLKFGISDAQTYHWLHSMNAMGTVDASITANEPIAAVFVKNGVKTYVAHNYSNAPKTVTFSDGFQLLVPARQMATNRDAAATGEISASFTQAFANGSVDLTVNTTGTGITKVEFFDGTTLLGSTTTAPYQFKAENLTLGIHGMYAKVYVDANFSVTNIVKIQVGEQLPYLDVAFAIPGIIEPGNYDKFEGGIGQNIAYVDGSQNNEGDYRTNEYVDAVNSGAEGKTIGWLSAGEWLEYTIDVATAGKYDLSFRYTSGNSNGGGPFYFEIDGKKISADFSVASTGNWSTWATKVVNNIEFTQGKHILRLVITSGEFNLGKLTFSYAAPLGYSTPVANAGNTVVVILPATTATLDASASSHPENKSLTYAWEQIYGPSVISFTDAAAAATAIGNLEKGIYKCKVTVSDGTYESFSEVLVIVQETSNAVPTVNITSPSNNSSFSQGTAITITASANDLDGSIAKVEFFDGATKLGEDTSSPFSYVWNNASVGNHSLKAVATDNEGATAESQIIAVSVQEVKKCEETSNVAQQGSFSTGYKATFETVGNTVKITFQLLDTNRAGVVAYLWKQSPFGEVQMDNVSGLIFTKTISGVADGETISYACKFAFAGGLAVTKYISYKVGTSCSTLGIDDQVLQKEITLYPNPATNLVHIQSNTTEILKVAVYNTLGSLVKTTYKSAAINIESLAKGVYLTKITTDKGVVMKRLIKN, encoded by the coding sequence ATGCGCTTAACAAAAATCTACACAGTCTTTCAAATTTTACTTTTAGGATTTTCAATCCAACTTTATTCTCAAACCACAACAGTTGGTAATGGTAGTTATACCAATGCTTTTCCGGGCACAGATGCTGCAGGCAGAAACGGATTTCCTTCTGGTACTCCGCAACTAAGTGGCAATGCAATTGGCAAACCTGTACCAACCAACGATTGGTGGTCTAAATTGGTAAAAGAAAATCATGCAGATAATTTATTCAATTATCCTATGACCATGAAAACCACTAATAACGGGTTGATTGTAACCTATATTCCTTGGGGTCCTATAGGTGATTCTGCTCCCATTGAAGTAAAAGTTACTGGTTTGGCAACAACACAAACAACGGTTTCTGATTATTCTGATTGGACAGTAACCATGAATTGGAAAGATGCTACGCACGAATTAAAAGCAACATCAGGAATTGGAATGCCTTTTGTATATTTCGAAAAAGATGCTGATGATATTGCTGAAATTAAAGTGAATTCAGGAACAGCAACTATCAATAACGAATTATTGATCATTGAAAACGCAGCTGCTGGTGCTGATTTTGTGTTTTATGCGCCTGTTGGAAGTACTTGGATCAAATCAGGAAATGTATATACATCAACCTTAAACGGAAAAACCTATTGGTCTATGGCCATGTTGCCACAGTCAATCTCTAATGTGAGTTCAGTAGCGCAAGAATACAAACAATATGCCTATGTGTTCCCAACAAATACGGTTACAACTTGGAATTTTAATCCGTCAACATCAAAAGTTACCACGAATTTTACCATCACAACTGATGTAAAAGAAGGTTCAGAAACAGAAATGCTTTTAGGATTATTACCTCATCATTGGAATAATTTAGCACCAAGTTCTCCTGTGCCTACAAAATACACCTATAGTTCTGTAAGAGGTGCTTTAAAAACAATGAAAGGTAATGCCTTTTCTGTAGAAAATACTTTTAAAGGAATTTTACCAACTTTACCCTATTTATCAAATTACAGTCAAGGTTTCAATCCTGCTGATTTGGATGCCAAAATTGCAAGTATCGAAAATGATGGTTTGTCTGATTGGACAGATTCTTACAACGAAGGGCAAGTGATGAATCGTTTGATTCAAACCGCGCGAATTGCAGATCAAATGGGCAATGTTACAGCACGTAACAAAATGATTGCTACTGTAAAACAGCGTTTAGAAAATTGGTTGTCGTATCAATCTGGTGAAAAAGCGTTTTTGTTTTATTACAATAATACGTGGTCTGCCTTATTAGGGTATCCTTCAGGTCATGGACAAGATACCAACATCAATGACCACCATTTTCATTGGGGATATTTTATTCATGCGGCTGCTTTTATGGAGCAATTTGAACCTGGTTGGGCTGCGCAATGGGGAGATATGATCAATTTATTGGTTCGTGATGCAGCTTCATCTGATAGAAATGATGATAAGTTTCCGTTTTTACGAAATTTTAGTCCCTATGCAGGGCACAGTTGGGCAAATGGATTTGCAACGTTTCCTCAAGGAAATGACCAAGAATCTACTTCCGAAAGTATGCAATTTGCTTCTTCTTTGATTCATTGGGGACGCATTACCAACAATCAAGAAATCACAGATTTAGGAATTTATATTTATACCACCGAACAAACCGCGATTGAAGAATATTGGTTTGACATGTACGAACGTAATTTTAGACAAGAACAAAATTATAGTTTGGTTTCTAGAGTTTGGGGAAATTCGTATGACAATGGTACTTTTTGGACAGCAGATATTGCTGCTTCATACGGAATTGAAATGTACCCAATTCACGGTGGTTCTTTGTATTTAGGACATAATGTAGCTTATGCCACCAAATTATGGAATGAAATCACGCAAAATACAGGCATTATTGGCAATCAAGTGAATCCGAATTTATGGCATGATACCTATTGGAAATATTTATCATTTATCAATCCACAAGCTGCTATTGATATGTATGACGCATATCCTGACAGAAATTTAAAATTCGGAATTTCAGATGCGCAAACCTATCATTGGTTGCACAGTATGAATGCCATGGGTACTGTTGATGCCAGTATTACTGCCAACGAACCTATTGCTGCTGTATTTGTAAAAAATGGGGTAAAAACCTATGTGGCTCATAACTATTCAAATGCGCCAAAAACAGTAACTTTTTCTGACGGATTTCAACTTTTAGTGCCTGCACGTCAAATGGCAACCAATAGAGATGCAGCTGCAACAGGCGAAATTTCAGCGAGTTTTACACAGGCTTTTGCCAATGGTAGTGTTGATTTGACTGTAAATACCACAGGAACAGGAATTACAAAAGTCGAGTTTTTTGACGGTACTACTTTATTAGGTTCAACGACAACAGCGCCTTATCAATTCAAAGCCGAAAATTTAACCTTAGGCATTCATGGCATGTATGCCAAAGTATATGTAGATGCTAATTTTTCGGTAACCAATATTGTTAAAATTCAAGTTGGAGAACAATTGCCTTATTTGGATGTTGCTTTCGCGATTCCCGGAATTATTGAACCTGGTAATTATGATAAATTTGAGGGTGGTATAGGTCAAAACATTGCTTATGTTGATGGTTCTCAAAACAACGAAGGTGATTACAGAACCAATGAATATGTAGATGCTGTTAATAGTGGTGCAGAAGGCAAAACCATTGGTTGGCTTTCAGCAGGTGAGTGGCTAGAATATACGATTGATGTTGCAACTGCAGGAAAATATGACTTGAGTTTTAGATATACTTCAGGAAATTCTAATGGAGGAGGGCCATTTTATTTTGAAATCGATGGAAAGAAAATCAGTGCTGATTTCTCTGTTGCCTCTACAGGAAATTGGAGTACTTGGGCAACTAAAGTGGTAAATAATATCGAATTTACGCAAGGAAAACACATCCTTCGTTTGGTAATTACGAGTGGTGAATTCAATCTAGGAAAACTAACCTTTAGCTATGCAGCTCCTTTAGGGTATTCAACTCCCGTTGCAAATGCGGGTAATACTGTGGTGGTAATTTTACCAGCTACCACGGCTACTTTAGATGCGTCTGCAAGTTCACATCCTGAGAATAAATCACTTACCTATGCTTGGGAACAAATTTATGGTCCTTCAGTAATCAGTTTTACAGATGCAGCAGCAGCAGCAACTGCGATTGGGAATTTAGAAAAAGGGATTTACAAATGTAAAGTAACAGTGAGTGATGGTACGTACGAATCCTTTAGCGAAGTTTTGGTAATTGTTCAAGAAACATCCAATGCTGTGCCTACCGTAAACATTACTTCTCCAAGTAATAACAGTTCTTTTTCTCAAGGAACTGCGATTACCATTACAGCTTCTGCCAATGATTTGGATGGAAGCATTGCAAAAGTGGAATTTTTTGATGGGGCAACCAAATTAGGAGAAGATACCAGTTCGCCTTTTAGTTATGTTTGGAATAATGCTAGTGTGGGAAATCATTCGTTAAAAGCAGTAGCCACTGATAATGAAGGGGCTACCGCTGAATCGCAAATTATTGCCGTTTCAGTTCAGGAGGTAAAAAAATGCGAAGAAACTTCGAATGTGGCACAACAAGGTAGTTTTTCAACAGGCTATAAAGCTACTTTTGAAACTGTAGGGAATACCGTAAAAATTACCTTTCAGTTGTTAGATACCAATAGAGCAGGAGTAGTCGCTTATTTGTGGAAACAATCGCCTTTTGGTGAAGTGCAAATGGACAATGTTTCTGGGTTGATATTTACCAAAACCATTAGTGGGGTTGCAGACGGAGAAACCATTAGTTATGCTTGTAAATTTGCGTTTGCAGGTGGTTTGGCAGTGACCAAATACATTTCTTATAAAGTAGGCACAAGTTGCAGTACCTTAGGTATTGATGATCAAGTGTTGCAAAAAGAAATCACGTTGTATCCAAATCCTGCTACGAATCTGGTACATATTCAATCCAACACTACCGAAATTTTAAAAGTAGCCGTTTACAATACATTGGGTTCTTTGGTAAAAACAACCTATAAAAGTGCTGCAATAAACATCGAATCTTTGGCTAAAGGAGTGTATTTGACAAAAATAACTACTGATAAAGGTGTGGTAATGAAACGCTTGATAAAAAATTAA